A region from the Streptomyces sp. NBC_00704 genome encodes:
- a CDS encoding acyl-CoA dehydrogenase family protein, with amino-acid sequence MPDLIETDRAPTARHRPRAAAALATLPAAAPLSEVWAALGAAGVLTHLHDHEDPGPGTATAATLDPARLADLIGAVDARGDNGVTLGVLVQAASALPLLAACAPATGPVRQALDEARSGAATVALAATDSAAAGSDLAGLGTEVDIGPDGLLLTGGKRWITTACAADWLLVLARHRPGRHFTSFTWVLVPATAPGVRVRPADGDLLQGSATGHVELDGVRLPPDHIVGRPGRGMAVFARHMGTERLAGALWTVALTSRVLADTGQRLTRRHHDGRPLWHHDAVRQRYAACLVQVRQLHALCESLGERVTRRQDLAAAALLKSAAGLVADPVLAACAQLQGADGFARDGAQTIRAEAGVLGIGGGVTEVVLAAVADHADTLLTELRP; translated from the coding sequence TTGCCTGACCTGATCGAGACGGACCGCGCCCCGACCGCGCGTCACCGCCCGCGCGCGGCCGCCGCGCTGGCCACGCTTCCCGCGGCCGCACCGCTGTCCGAGGTGTGGGCGGCGCTCGGCGCGGCGGGCGTCCTGACCCACCTCCACGACCACGAGGACCCGGGCCCGGGAACCGCGACCGCCGCCACCTTGGACCCCGCACGGCTCGCCGACCTCATCGGGGCCGTGGACGCCCGCGGCGACAACGGCGTCACCCTCGGCGTGCTCGTCCAGGCGGCCTCCGCACTGCCGCTCCTCGCCGCCTGCGCCCCCGCGACCGGACCCGTACGGCAGGCCCTCGACGAGGCGCGGTCCGGGGCTGCGACCGTGGCGCTCGCCGCCACCGACAGCGCCGCGGCCGGTTCCGACCTGGCCGGCCTCGGCACCGAGGTGGACATCGGACCGGACGGCCTGCTGCTCACCGGCGGCAAACGCTGGATCACCACCGCCTGCGCCGCCGACTGGCTGCTGGTCCTCGCCCGGCACCGGCCCGGCCGGCACTTCACCAGCTTCACCTGGGTGCTCGTGCCCGCCACCGCGCCCGGGGTCCGCGTGCGCCCGGCCGACGGCGACCTGCTCCAGGGCTCCGCGACCGGGCACGTCGAACTCGACGGCGTACGGCTGCCGCCCGACCACATCGTCGGGCGGCCCGGACGCGGCATGGCCGTCTTCGCCCGGCACATGGGCACCGAACGCCTGGCGGGCGCCCTGTGGACGGTGGCACTGACCAGCAGGGTCCTCGCCGACACCGGACAACGGCTGACCCGGCGGCACCACGACGGACGGCCCCTGTGGCACCACGACGCCGTACGCCAGCGCTACGCCGCCTGCCTGGTGCAGGTACGGCAACTGCACGCCCTGTGCGAGAGCCTCGGCGAACGCGTCACCCGCCGGCAGGACCTCGCGGCGGCCGCCCTGCTGAAATCCGCGGCGGGCCTCGTCGCCGACCCCGTGCTCGCCGCCTGCGCCCAGCTCCAGGGCGCCGACGGCTTCGCCCGCGACGGCGCCCAGACCATCCGCGCCGAGGCAGGCGTCCTGGGCATCGGCGGCGGCGTCACCGAGGTGGTCCTCGCCGCGGTGGCCGATCACGCGGACACCCTACTCACGGAGTTGCGCCCATGA
- a CDS encoding 4'-phosphopantetheinyl transferase family protein has translation MTVLTLQVTPGVWVARGERGQWARPDPHPHDRAAAAVLPRWRTEEFLASRALLRHLLRATLPELADEPVLAEEQGRPVLAGDPGTGISISHDGDAVAVAVARHRRVGVDVQQPPDSVPDALLRRCLGAHTPQVAPLPQRTRAAEFAWVWTAQEACVKAAGTGLSGRPWAIDIRPGRRRGQWHDFQWISLRDLSRTPLSCAFSAPRDDLDTS, from the coding sequence ATGACCGTCCTGACGCTCCAGGTCACACCCGGTGTCTGGGTGGCGCGGGGCGAACGCGGCCAGTGGGCCCGCCCCGACCCGCACCCCCACGACCGGGCGGCCGCGGCCGTCCTGCCCCGGTGGCGGACGGAGGAGTTCCTCGCCAGCCGCGCCCTGCTGCGCCACCTGCTGCGCGCCACGCTCCCGGAACTGGCCGACGAGCCGGTGCTCGCCGAGGAGCAGGGCCGCCCCGTCCTCGCCGGCGACCCCGGCACCGGCATCAGCATCTCCCACGACGGAGACGCCGTCGCCGTCGCCGTCGCCCGGCACCGCCGGGTCGGCGTCGACGTCCAGCAGCCCCCCGACAGCGTCCCCGACGCGCTGCTGCGCCGCTGCCTCGGCGCCCACACCCCGCAGGTCGCCCCCCTGCCGCAGCGCACACGGGCGGCCGAGTTCGCCTGGGTGTGGACCGCCCAGGAAGCCTGCGTCAAAGCGGCCGGAACCGGGCTGTCCGGCCGGCCCTGGGCGATCGACATCCGGCCCGGCCGCCGCCGCGGACAGTGGCACGACTTCCAGTGGATCAGCCTGCGCGACCTCTCGCGGACGCCGCTCAGCTGCGCCTTCTCCGCCCCCCGCGACGACTTGGACACCTCGTGA
- a CDS encoding acyl-CoA dehydrogenase family protein has translation MTAEPPTAEPPTAGQPTAEGLADRVARVAGVAAEHVERTDRDASFPVEALEEMRRSGLLGLLVPESHGGLGGGTDDVVSAGIALGRVDMSVAMIFVMHCQQVAAVVRHGNERLRDELLPEIAAGRMYLASVTTEAGKGGHLLSSESALAAREGELLLDRFAPIVTGGEHADGFLVTMQSPPPASPNQVSLVYAHRDQLTVERSGDWQPLGMRASHSVALRLTGTVPAHHVVGEHGAFRTVVTTVFGPMAHLGWSACWLGTAAGALSRVVKLLRSPQSRGRVNLDSELLLTRLSRARQRIDTVHALLDRARHVVATADDLSVPRIQLLLNALKITAADECHRAVEDLVDAVGMRHGYLKDSPTRLEHSLRDLRSAALNYSNDRLHLVDGKLALLDAEVRLA, from the coding sequence CTGACCGCCGAACCGCCGACCGCCGAACCGCCGACCGCGGGACAGCCGACCGCCGAGGGGCTGGCCGACCGGGTGGCCCGGGTCGCCGGCGTCGCGGCCGAACACGTCGAACGCACCGACCGGGACGCGTCGTTCCCGGTCGAGGCGCTGGAGGAGATGCGCCGCAGCGGCCTGCTCGGCCTCCTCGTCCCCGAGTCGCACGGCGGCCTCGGCGGCGGCACCGACGACGTGGTGAGCGCCGGCATCGCCCTCGGCCGGGTCGACATGTCCGTGGCGATGATCTTCGTGATGCACTGTCAGCAGGTCGCCGCCGTGGTGCGCCACGGCAACGAGAGGCTGCGGGACGAACTGCTGCCCGAGATCGCCGCGGGCCGGATGTACCTGGCGTCCGTCACCACCGAGGCCGGCAAGGGCGGCCACCTGCTCAGCAGCGAGTCGGCGCTCGCCGCACGCGAGGGCGAACTCCTGCTGGACCGCTTCGCGCCGATCGTCACCGGCGGCGAGCACGCCGACGGCTTCCTGGTCACCATGCAGAGCCCGCCCCCGGCCTCCCCGAACCAGGTGTCGCTGGTCTACGCCCACCGCGACCAGCTCACCGTCGAACGCTCGGGCGACTGGCAGCCGCTCGGCATGCGCGCCAGCCACAGCGTCGCCCTGCGGCTGACCGGCACGGTCCCCGCCCACCACGTGGTGGGCGAGCACGGCGCGTTCCGGACCGTCGTGACCACGGTGTTCGGGCCGATGGCCCATCTGGGCTGGTCGGCGTGCTGGCTCGGCACCGCGGCCGGCGCGCTCTCCCGCGTCGTCAAACTGCTGCGCTCCCCGCAGAGCCGCGGACGCGTGAACCTGGACTCCGAACTGCTGCTGACCCGGCTGTCCCGGGCCCGGCAGCGGATCGACACGGTGCACGCGCTGCTGGACCGCGCCCGGCACGTCGTCGCGACCGCCGACGACCTCAGCGTGCCCCGGATCCAGCTCCTGCTCAACGCCCTGAAGATCACCGCGGCGGACGAGTGCCACCGCGCCGTCGAGGACCTGGTGGACGCCGTCGGCATGCGGCACGGCTACCTCAAGGACTCGCCCACCCGCCTCGAACACAGCCTGCGGGACCTGCGCTCGGCCGCCCTGAACTACAGCAACGACCGCCTGCACCTGGTCGACGGCAAACTCGCCCTGCTCGACGCGGAGGTGCGCCTTGCCTGA